In one window of Camelina sativa cultivar DH55 chromosome 15, Cs, whole genome shotgun sequence DNA:
- the LOC104748578 gene encoding cingulin-like, whose protein sequence is MDKTGLRSELDQIRELGVELERLTREKSNGEVKIRGFKGEINELTGKVEMDKEQLRKVCDERVVAKLKSENDKLVKEREVREEFIQVVNKEKISLEKTIDEGKKEVDGLKSEIQVLLSENIELKDRALSREVKLAELNQKVAVLRKDCDDQSKINEKLSCKVGQLSNSLAQVELKREEADKALVEEKRHVEDLKALILKSEKTTETRTTEGLEIEGESLLTAMNDFESQCESLKSEKAILQEKRVQLKEAMGALKTEVEVAGMDAERNLAMLKRTASVLYELESRADRLTFQNQKRENGTESYAVELESMEKAFRNKVYIIEEMKKEAVVMKQATEAARKMRNFWILLSVVLAIFGATSFFHATRTLRQK, encoded by the coding sequence ATGGATAAAACGGGTTTGCGTAGCGAGTTGGATCAAATTAGAGAACTGGGTGTTGAATTAGAGAGGTTGACGAGGGAGAAGAGTAATGGGGAGGTCAAGATTAGGGGTTTTAAAGGGGAAATAAATGAGCTTACGGGTAAGgttgagatggacaaggaacagTTGAGGAAGGTATGTGATGAGAGGGTAGTTGCCAAGTTGAAATCTGAAAACGATAAATTGGTGAAGGAAAGGGAGGTGAGAGAAGAGTTTATCCAAGTGGTGAACAAGGAGAAGATTAGTCTGGAGAAGACAATTGATGAGGGGAAGAAGGAGGTTGATGGGTTGAAGAGTGAGATCCAAGTGCTTTTGAGTGAAAACATTGAGCTTAAGGACCGTGCTTTAAGTCGGGAGGTAAAGCTTGCTGAGCTGAATCAAAAAGTTGCTGTGCTGCGAAAGGATTGTGATGATCAAAGCAAAATTAATGAAAAGCTAAGCTGCAAAGTTGGTCAGCTAAGCAACTCCCTTGCGCAAGTTGAGctcaagagagaagaagctgatAAAGCACTTGTTGAGGAGAAGAGACATGTAGAAGATCTTAAGGCTCTGATTTTAAAATCAGAGAAGACGACTGAAACAAGAACTACAGAGGGTCTTGAGATTGAGGGCGAGAGTTTGCTCACAGCAATGAATGATTTCGAGAGTCAGTGTGAATCATTGAAAAGTGAAAAGGCTATACTCCAAGAGAAGCGTGTACAGCTCAAAGAAGCTATGGGTGCTCTGAAAACAGAAGTAGAAGTCGCTGGAATGGATGCAGAGCGCAACTTAGCAATGCTAAAGAGAACTGCATCTGTGTTGTATGAATTGGAGAGCCGAGCAGATAGATTGACTTTCCAGAACCAGAAGCGAGAAAATGGAACAGAATCGTATGCCGTTGAGCTAGAGTCGATGGAGAAAGCGTTCAGAAACAAAGTTTACATAATTGAGGaaatgaagaaagaagctgTGGTAATGAAGCAAGCAACCGAAGCGGCACGCAAGATGCGGAACTTCTGGATTCTCCTTTCAGTTGTACTTGCGATTTTTGGTGCTACATCTTTCTTCCATGCCACACGCACACTAAGACAAAAGTAA
- the LOC104747090 gene encoding formin-like protein 1 has product MLFLLFLFLFHFSSLDLIHADRRVLHEPFFPIYSPPPSPPSPPPLPKLPFSSTTPPPSDPNASPFFPLNPSSPPPPSPSSFASFPANISSLIVPHATKSPQNSKKLLIVAISAVSSAALVAILIALLYWRRRRASNQDLNFSDDSKTYTTDSSRRVYPPPPSTGAAPTRRNAEARSKQRTTSNNNNNNNNNNNSSEFLYLGTMVNQRSIDEQSLSNRSNNGSSSRKLESPDLQPLPPLMKRSFRLNPDVGSIGEEEEEEFYSPRGSQSGRETLNRVGAPGHHQNPRSVNNDTISCSSSSSGSPGRSTFISISPSMSPKRSESKPVVITAATAAPPEPSKTSPADYRFVRSPSLSLASLSSGLKNSDEGGRLNQISRSPTVTSLTASPENHNKKKENLETSPLSSASTSPERRPNDTPEAYLRSPSHSSASTSPYRCFQKSPEVLPAFMSNLRQGLQSQLLSSSSPGGGGQGFLKELNALRSSSSSSTSSVCSSPEKASHKSPKLSSRNSQSLSSSPERDFSHSLDVSPRISNISPQILQSPAMLAAMGGSRVPPPPPPPPPMPLWGRRNQVATKVETISRPPSLTPPSHPFVIQSENHPVMNSPVEVAETVSASEPAEETPKPKLKALHWDKVRASSDREMVWDHLRSSSFKLDEEMIETLFVAKTLDNKPNQSQTTPRSVVPNPNQENRVLDPKKAQNIAILLRALNVTIEEVCEALLEGNADTLGTELLESLLKMAPTKEEERKLKEYKDDSPVKLGHAEKFLKAMLDIPFAFKRVDAMLYVANFESEVEYLKKSFETLEAACEELRNSRMFLKLLEAVLKTGNRMNVGTNRGDAHAFKLDTLLKLVDVKGADGKTTLLHFVVQEIIRAEGTRLSGNNTQTDDIKCRKLGLQVVSSLGSELSNVKKAAAMDSEVLSSYVSKLSQGIAKINEAIQVQSTITTEESNSQRFSESMNTFLKKAEEEIIRVQAQESVALSLVKEITEYFHGNSAKEEAHPFRIFLVVRDFLGVVDRVCKEVGMINERTMVSSAHKFPVPVNPMLPQPLPGLVGRRQSSSSSSSSSSASSSDDEHNSSH; this is encoded by the exons ATGCTCTTCTTATTGTTCCTGTTCTTGTTCCACTTCTCATCTTTAGATCTTATCCACGCCGACCGTCGTGTACTCCACGAACCATTCTTCCCTATATATTCACCACCGCCctcaccaccatcaccaccaccgcTTCCTAAGCTACCATTCTCTTCAACCACTCCACCACCATCAGACCCAAACGCTTCTCCTTTCTTCCCATTAAACCCTTCATCTCCACCACCTCCTTCACCATCCTCCTTCGCTTCTTTCCCAGCTAACATCTCATCTCTTATCGTCCCTCACGCCACTAAATCCCcacaaaactccaaaaaacTCCTCATCGTCGCCATCTCCGCAGTCTCCTCCGCCGCTTTAGTTGCGATACTCATCGCTTTACTCTACTGGCGTAGAAGAAGAGCAAGTAACCAAGATCTCAACTTCTCCGATGACAGCAAAACATACACCACCGACAGTAGCCGTCGAGTCTACCCTCCTCCTCCATCCACCGGGGCGGCTCCAACACGGCGCAATGCAGAGGCTAGAAGTAAACAGAGAACCaccagtaacaacaacaacaacaacaacaacaacaacaacagctctGAGTTTCTCTACTTAGGAACAATGGTGAATCAAAGAAGCATCGATGAACAATCTCTAAGCAACCGAAGCAATAACGGATCGAGTTCAAGAAAACTGGAATCACCAGATCTTCAACCACTTCCTCCATTGATGAAACGAAGCTTCCGGTTAAATCCAGATGTTGGTTCAAtcggagaagaggaagaagaagagttctaCTCTCCACGTGGCTCACAAAGCGGGCGAGAGACATTAAACCGGGTCGGAGCTCCGGGTCAtcatcaaaaccctagatctgtTAACAATGACACTATCTCTTGCTCATCTTCAAGCTCAGGTTCACCGGGAAGATCAACGTTCATCAGTATCTCTCCTTCAATGAGTCCTAAAAGATCTGAATCAAAGCCTGTAGTAATCACCGCCGCAACCGCCGCACCACCAGAACCGTCAAAAACTTCTCCGGCGGATTACAGATTCGTTAGGTCTCCGTCACTGTCGTTAGCTTCGTTATCGTCGGGATTGAAAAACTCCGATGAAGGAGGAagattaaatcaaatctctagATCTCCGACGGTTACGTCACTCACAGCTTCACCGGAGAAtcacaacaagaaaaaagagaatctCGAAACCTCTCCGTTATCATCTGCTTCAACATCACCGGAACGACGACCAAACGATACACCAGAAGCTTACTTGAGATCTCCTTCGCATTCCTCTGCTTCTACATCACCGTATAGATGTTTTCAGAAATCACCGGAGGTGTTACCGGCGTTTATGAGTAATCTCCGGCAAGGTTTGCAGTCTCAGttactatcttcttcttctcctggaGGAGGAGGACAAGGTTTTCTTAAAGAGTTAAACGCATtgcgttcttcttcttcctcgtccaCTTCATCAGTTTGTTCTTCACCAGAGAAAGCTTCTCATAAGTCACCTAAGTTGTCTTCTCGGAACTCGCAGTCTCTATCATCTTCTCCGGAGAGAGACTTTAGTCATAGCTTAGATGTATCACCACGTATTTCGAACATTTCACCTCAGATTTTACAGTCTCCGGCGATGTTGGCTGCAATGGGAGGTTCACGTGTGCCGcctcctccgccacctcctccacCAATGCCGTTGTGGGGACGACGGAATCAGGTGGCTACTAAAGTGGAGACGATCTCGAGACCCCCTTCTCTCACGCCGCCTTCACATCCTTTTGTGATCCAATCCGAAAACCATCCAGTGATGAATTCTCCTGTAGAGGTTGCAGAGACGGTTAGTGCGAGTGAGCCGGCGGAGGAGACTCCTAAACCGAAGTTAAAAGCGTTACATTGGGATAAAGTTAGAGCAAGTTCGGATCGTGAGATGGTTTGGGATCATCTTCGATCAAGCTCTTTCAA ATTAGATGAGGAGATGATTGAAACGTTGTTTGTGGCAAAGACGTTAGACAACAAACCAAATCAGAGTCAGACTACTCCACGATCTGTTGTCCCCAACCCAAACCAAGAGAACAGAGTCTTGGATCCTAAGAAAGCTCAGAATATTGCCATCTTGCTTCGCGCACTTAATGTCACTATCGAAGAAGTTTGTGAGGCTCTTCTTGAAG GCAATGCTGATACACTTGGGACTGAACTTCTTGAGAGCTTACTGAAGATGGcaccaacaaaagaagaagagcgaaAATTGAAAGAGTATAAAGATGATTCCCCTGTTAAGCTTGGACATGCTGAGAAATTTCTTAAGGCAATGCTAGACATCCCGTTCGCCTTTAAAAGAGTTGATGCGATGCTCTATGTAGCTAACTTTGAGTCTGAGGTTGAATACCTGAAGAAATCTTTTGAGACTCTTGAg GCTGCTTGTGAGGAACTAAGGAACAGTAGGATGTTCTTAAAGCTACTAGAAGCGGTTCTAAAAACAGGAAACCGTATGAACGTTGGCACAAACCGAGGTGATGCACATGCGTTCAAGCTTGACACGCTCCTCAAGCTAGTCGATGTCAAAGGCGCTGACGGGAAAACAACACTCTTACATTTCGTTGTACAAGAGATAATCCGAGCAGAAGGAACACGTCTCTCAGGTAACAATACCCAAACAGATGACATTAAATGCAGGAAACTTGGCCTCCAAGTCGTATCAAGCCTTGGTTCAGAGCTTAGTAACGTCAAAAAAGCTGCTGCAATGGACTCAGAAGTACTAAGCAGCTACGTCTCCAAGCTTTCTCAAGGCATCGCCAAGATCAACGAGGCTATCCAAGTCCAATCAACGATCACAACAGAAGAAAGCAACAGCCAGAGATTTTCGGAATCGATGAATACGTTTCTGAAAAAGGCTGAGGAAGAGATCATAAGAGTACAAGCTCAAGAGAGTGTAGCGTTATCTCTAGTGAAAGAAATCACAGAGTATTTCCATGGGAACTCGGCTAAAGAAGAAGCGCACCCGTTTAGAATATTCTTGGTGGTTAGAGACTTCCTTGGAGTAGTAGACAGAGTATGCAAAGAAGTTGGGATGATAAACGAAAGAACAATGGTTAGTTCTGCTCATAAGTTTCCTGTCCCAGTGAATCCAATGCTGCCACAGCCACTTCCTGGACTCGTTGGACGAAGgcaatcatcatcttcgtcgtcttcttcttcctctgcgtCGTCATCCGACGATGAACATAACTCATCTCATTAG